Within Populus trichocarpa isolate Nisqually-1 chromosome 6, P.trichocarpa_v4.1, whole genome shotgun sequence, the genomic segment AATTCAAAGGTTAAGCTAAAGGATCGATAGCCAGGGTTAAAGAAATTGAtactaacatttattttttaaaaaaattatttttcttaatgttttagGTTACTATAAAggattgtttcttaaaattactcaaaataaaaaatcattctatGAATAAAATGGTTCGAAATATCtataccatgaaaaaaatatcaatataaaataagggtgttttaaaaaaccaacccgtttataatatttttattatctaactTGACCCAACCTATTAAAGTCAGATTATATAGATATTATAGATGataacaagttaaaaaatttaagaaatagaTATCACGGGTAAGGAAATTAAACTAGCATGTATatcctataaaaataaacttaaatatttgttgttatatgtcttgttatttatttattttaatttttttgcaattgatctttcatttgaattaattgattcagttGATGTATTAAGcctaaattatttgttaaaactcataacaaaattttaagcTAATTTATTGAGCATAAATCTTAGTTCTAATTAAActcaattcataaaaattagcaacataacttaatttgtaaatatatataatattcataaaatatttaacctaGCCATATATATCTTATGACTCGATCgggtataaataaaaaataaataggtgaAATTTACAAAACATTAACAATTGTGTTGGAAATATCAAACATACTTCACTGAATCACGAGATGCATGCCCGCGCGCTGTTGCgggcttaaaaaacaaatatatttaatagtattataattgtgaatcagcgctagataagtaatagaaactaaaggtatgatggatccaatatttcatgacgaaaaaaaaaagttgtgttggtgattaaaacttagagactgaacaaaatgatttgtagcaatccacagtgttttgggaggaaagatacagtgttttcgccacatgatttaatattttctgttaataaaaagcaaaaaaaattataaagctaaattttctaccaacttaatattaaaaaaaaactaacaaagataattttggaaggaaaaaaacccatgaggaaaaacattgtagcaattgacaatgttttgtgaggaaaactacagtgatttccccaataaaataaaattaaaaaccatttagagaaatactgtgataatctatagtgttttgtgagaaaaactacaacgctttccccatatgatttagctttattgtaattataattcttaaccaacttaatattaaagaaaaatggacaaagataattttgaaaaaaataataaaaaaatcatatgggaaaacactacaataattcaaagtgttttaaagaaaaaacaattataaagctaaattcttaatcagcttaatattaaaaaaatcaaatcgacagagacaattctaggaaaaaaaataaaaaaaacacaaaaaaggaaaaaaaatcatattggaaacactgtagcaattcatagtgttttgtgataaaagctacagtgcttccccacatgatttaaccttatttgcaatgacttgtaattgtaattttcaacaatattttgggaggaaagctacagttctttccccacatgattaagttttattacaaagttaaattttaaccaactcattattaaaaaaaaaaatgacaaagataattttggaaaaaaatattacaaaaaaagaaaacacaaaagaaaccggaaaaaaaccatgtgaggaaaaactgtatcaatccatagtgttttgtgaggaaaaacttatatttacttgtaattgcaattcttaaccagcttaatatttaaaaaataaaattgacatagacaattttagggaaaaacataacaaaacaaaaaaaaaccatatgagaaaaaacactgtagcaatcgaCAATAATTTGCGaagaaagttacagtgctttcctcgcatattgtaactgtaatttttaaccagctcaacattaaaaaataaaataaaaaagataatttcaaagaaaatcataaaaaacaaaaaaaaaaaccatgcagaaaaacactgtagcaatcaacaatgttttaaagaaaaaatttacaaaactaaattctcaatcagctcaataaaaaaaattgacaaatataattttaaaaaaataaaaaaataaaatagaaaaacatcgtagcaatccacagtattttaaaggaaaaaaattacaaagcggaatttttaaccagctcaatatttaaaaagtaaaatcaacaaagataatttcaaaaaaattaaatgggaaaaaaaaaaagcaaagttggaaaaaaaaaaagagtaatttcagaagaaaaaaaagacctaaaaaaaagaggaaaagttggaaaaaaaattaaaaaatacaaaaaaaaaacactgtagattactattgtaatccacagtgatttagGTGGGGGAACAATGATTCCCCCGTACCTTTTAgatattgttaaaatatttatgaacaCCGCTAATATAAATGTTATATTGTATCTATCCTAAGGTACATTAGTTTGGTGATGTTCATTTATGCTACATACACGCCCACCCCTTGCACATGGCATGGTCCCAAGtgctttataaaatattaatgaagtGTTTAAAAGTAGAGTAGTAACGTTagttatttaaaatgtttttttttgtttaaaattatattaaaataatattttataaaattttaaaaactatttttacatcaatatatcaaaacgatctaaaatatttaaaaaaataattttaaacaaaaaataaaaaaatgtttaaattatgattttttatatataattgtgattttttttaatatttcatgctgtgcttttttaatatatatatatatatatatatatattcttaaaaaaatatattaaactaaaaaattatttttttattgttgatattaacacatcaaaatattaaaataaattaaaaatattcaattaccaTCTTTCCAACTTAAAcacaattttatatatacatgaaaaaaaaaacatctttccaacttaaacacaattttatatatatcgaTTTGAATAGGAGAAAGAGACTGAAGTTGTTAGGCGACGATGATAATTGGAGCTACAAAAGACTAAAGGGGTGGCTATCTGGCAATTGCTATGTGTGGGCACAAGGGAgagaagttaagaaaaaaattggggGCTCCAGTAATTGTCCATGAGTGCAAAAtcacaaaagaaattaattgtaataatttttttgtacgttgttaatgtttaatttttttttatttaattattaaactttcatgacatgaatccTGAGTTTGATAGGTAatctggtttgacgggttagcctgGTTAATTCTGAATtaacccatcaatttttttttctatttagttatcaaactttcacgacacgaatccaatgtttgacgggttaacctggtttaaagggttaacccagttaattcagattttttttctttttcttcattagttttttctttctattggtttttttctttctaattaatttatttaattattatacttttatgatacgaccttgcagccagactcgCATCCAAGGCTATTGGATTTGGTACTGCAGCTAGACTTAccgggtcatgcaagtttaatgttattattaatattataaatattacttttaggtCAGGCGTtacagccaaacccaagattcttgggtataactttgcagaaaaatctaatacttttagattttaactttttcttggtattttttatatataaaaaaattaacccgcagCATCACACGGGACATGTATTTAGTATCTATTTGAAAAGGAGAAGTGGTTAGGCGACGATGACAAATGGTGCTATAAAAGACTAAAAATTGCATGAGGGCAAAACTACAAAAGACTGAAGTGGTGGCTATCTGCCAATTGCTATGTGTGGGCACAAGGGAGAGAAGTTAAGAACAAAATTGGGGGCTCCAGAAATTGTCCATGAGTGCAAAACCACAAAAGAAATTATCCAATCAATCCAACGTTCtagttttgatgtatttcttaatgaaaagaatattaaaaaataactgttactacactctcaaacatcctCGGAGTAATGTTTGTTATTGCGATTCATTATGTTTTTAAGagtgtttttagtttaaaaatacattataataaatttgttttgatttttattttattttttgacatcaacgtattaaattcatcaaaatatattaaaaaaccaatttaatacattttcaataataaattttgttagTCGTTTAACTTGTGATTCTCTGCGGgttttaaatttgatgtttttaatacattttcaaatttttataataaatttgatgttttttaaaaaaccaattcatCAAAACGATAAGCATGCCACCATATTCACAAATAGTAATTATTAGTCGTTTAACTTGTGATTCTCTgcaggttttaattttttttaaaaaaatattgggtatACAGGctatttcaaaatgttttttacataaaaaaattcaaagtataaATTGAAAGGCTTATGcaagcatctaattaaataaatcgataatcatttatgtaaataaaaacaaattgttaataataacctagaaaaaactgaaaaaattgagagatgaaagtagattaatatattcaatcacataaaataaGAACTTCACCTGATTGTATGTAccgaacttatttatttaagttaataaaagataaattcacaCCCTGAAAAatgaatatcttttatttttaaaaataaactttatttgaataaaaaaatatagataaattagaataatatcttgaaaaatcaaacaaaaaaaaaactaaaaaaaaacttatattaaaaaaggcAAGCAAAACTCGTAACCTaaatcatgagactaagataaactcatataaaaaacttaaagataatcacaaaaccaatattaaaaaaaactaatgcagaAGGATAAGATCGTACGAAGTCAAATCcctaacaaattaaatgtcaaaagatgaaaccagtaaaaaaaaccaattacacaaaatgatctaaaaaatcaaggggagaagttaagaaaaaaattgtgggGTCCAGAAATTGTCCTTAAGTGCAAAACTACAAAAGAAATTATCCAATCAATCCTACGTCCTAGCCTATTATTGTCAATTTACAATTATTGTAAATTTACgtgggaaaaaaatagaaaaaaaaggtgattttactttgaaatttatGCCACCACGGGTCATGGAAGACATTGTTAGGTACCAAAAActatttatgtttaaaattaatttttttatattttggaattgttttatgtgctgatatcaataatatttaaaaaataaaaacatatattattttaatgtatttctaaataaaaaaattaaaaaataactgctgCTACACTTTCAAATATCTTCGGAGTAATGTTTGTTATTGCGATTCATTGTGTTTTTAAGagtgtttttagtttaaattacattataataattttgttttgattttttttattttttgacatcaacgtattaaattcatcaaaatatgttaaaaaaccaatttaatacattttcaatccaaatataattttaaaacgcactcaaatataattttaaacacaaaatcGAACGGAGCCTGGAAGAAATTAGCCATTGAACATTCTCTAATTTGAAATCTCAGTGATGTGGCCTTGCCATATAAGAAGGTGATTTAATTATAAACCAGGTTTCCATTAACATTAAGCTTAGCTCGTGGCTCACATGACAGGACCAGGATTGATTATAAGCACATGGACTACCTGACCAATCTCTTTTATTGTATTcttgttagtttaatatatctTATAGCTAATCGGTTGGTTAAAAGTGATATTATTTGTCCCTCTTTACTGCTGAATTTTAGCTTTGCATTCTCGTGCTTCCAAGCACTTTGGATAATTCACTACTTCTCCGTATTAAGTAATTAAGGTTggttgaggattttttttttattgttcctttCTGTAAACTAAAACAAGCTACCCCAATTACATTTAATAGCATATAgctcaactaaaaaattagtcTCTTTGAACAAACTAGTATACTTGGCTAATCCCTGGGTTCTTGGTATAAGCAGCGAGGGTGAGTAGCAGATATAAGCAGTCAAACCAATAAGTCGAGCCCATGTTTTGTCACCATAACTCATAAGATAAGAAGAACTGTCCACCTGAAATTACTATGATAGagtgcttggttttttttcacccATGCCTTCTCATCTAGGTCATTCCACtctttgtcataacccaatttttgccctttggcttttaatttaatttttacagggtttaaaataaaaaatcagagatttatttcgatgaaaagtgtgatttgtcaacttccgtgaaaattaaggactacaatgtgcttttgtcattctatctttATATTCAGGGTAATccctatcttcaagataatctttaTCTTCGAGATAATCCTTGTCTTTAAGGTAATGATAATTAtccgctttcaaatttgattcttaatcaaattcaaactttaaagaagagaatgagtttgattgaaacttggtttctcACACGTGAAGGGACTCggcactataaatacagatctcatggaaaaaaaaaaacagagaaaaaggaaaacccCAGAGGAAAACCGAAAACCAGATCAAAAAAACGGAGGCAGAACCAgagcaaaaacaaagcaaaaacccagagaaagaaataatacacagagagaaggagaggaaaGGAAACCAGCATACACAGAGAATTGTCCCCGCCATTGCCTTCATCTCTGCAGACATTCctgcacaaaaaataaaacacccaAAACAAACTCACAGCAGGCCGGCATCATCTTCTTAGTGTTAAAGGCTgctgagaaaaagaaaggaaaacacagACCAGTGAGCACAGAAAAGGCCGTGAAAACGAAGGGAAACAGGAGACAAACACAGGAAggacagagaaaaaaaatagcgaTGGGAACTGGAgaaaaatcagaagaaaaacCGAGAGGGAACCAGgcgaaaaacaaaagaaaggacTGAACCGAGAGAGGGGGAacaagaggagaaaaagaacGGACGGTGAGAGAGTCAGGATAATAAAAGAGCAAGAACAGAGAGACTATACAGAAGGCCACATGAGAACGAAATAAACACAGAACAGGGACAGGCAGGAAGAAACCAATCAGAGAAAAGCAAGAACAAAGGAGAAGGGAAGAGAAAGGAGCTTCGCCGACGAATCTTTCATCACGTTTTCATCTTCATAGCTACCAGGTAAGTAAGCTTCTCTTTCCccgcttttcattttaattcaccgGTTACTATTTACTTTGAATTTCAATTCACACATTCTAACTTAATTCCTCTATTCTGTTCATGCACGCGTGAAATCACTTCCCGCgtgctttctttgatttttgcccagccgggtcactggcttgggccagtgaccaggccgggctggctgggtccagcccagcccccATGGGCTGAACTGGGCCaagccccaaaaaaaaatagaaaaaatagaaaaataacaaagtaaaaaaatatgtgcacgcatgaaaaataaaatttattttattggtttattcactgattccagagtcaggaataaaaatactgatttaattatttttttatttagctacataaaaaataaaaaatatgtgaatgcgtaataaaataaatatgaatttattgtttttattcattgacgccagagtcagaataaagatattgattcaaatttatttcattgtattttatttaaattacataaaaataaaaatatgcatgcaaaaataaaataaaataaagtaaatttattggtttattcactgatgccagagtcaggaataaagatactgatgtaaatttattttcttgtattttacttttatttagttacataaaaaatgtgtatgcgtaacaaataaatttatttgatttgtttattcactgacgccagagtcaggaataaaaaatattgatttaaatttattttatagctacgtactATTtatcaacgccagagttggaaatatctgtagttaaatattcactggcgccagagtcaggaatattacacgcaaaccatcatagcataaaccaacaaaatgttagcaatttatgacaaaaccagcaatgcagcctgcctcaggcaggatgtttaaggggtgataatatcttcctttttgcgtaaccagtctcgtaccatagaatctctgctGACCAGtcagggttcctagtaaccataatactaggtggcgactccttaaaacaaatcattccccatcaaagaataggatgccagaaatccattcttttccatgataattttaaggccgccgcgatgtcgggtgtgacagaatggcgactccactggggactttaggattaagctttgtcttttgtcttattattgctatgttgtttgttgtgtttatttgtttatttttcctgtatttactgctttagcatgcatccttGTTTATGTTGCCATGCATCACTTTGAGAGCACACACTTTACAACCTAGGATAAGTGGGGGAGTAACGGCaccccaatggctttagcctgggtaagactcgtgaaaccatccaactctcgcttgattgtttacttggaagtggtcgatatgccaaactgatattactcagggcctctatcttcacactccttgtaagcctcatatcgacctttcaaggacgatcactgagcatgcgagagacccttttgaaactagataATGACCAACCCCTTGATGCACTCAACAATTAGGATCTTCCTATTAGGTTGTCATCCTGTGAAGGGAGAGTCCACATTTCATatgcatttttaattgaatcaacATTTTTGCATAAATTGTATGATTTACATTTACAGGTTGGAATATAGGTTCCCCATTGAAACCCATCTATAACACTCGTTCGGgaaaaagacaaatggaaaacgaagaaagagcccAGTTGGAAGCCCAACATCAAAAAGAGGTGGACAATCTTAAGGAAGAAGTCACAAGGCTTACTAGTCTACTCGAGCAAGCCTTGAGAGACAAATCCGGAAAAGCAACACATATAGCTCAGCCTGAACCTATGCTCGTAAATCCCTTCACTCCACAGAATCTGGGGGCAAACGAGAAGGAATCTCAAAAAGGCAAGATGGTAAAAGAAGATGATCTGAACAAATTCATTGCCCTAGAGCAAAGGATGAGGGCATTTGAGGGAATTCGCCTATATGATCCTATAAAGGCTGTTGAGATGTGTTTGGTGCCCAACGTTGTCATTCCCAAAAATTTTAGAGTGCCAGAATTTGTTAAATATACGAGAACTCAATGCCCTATAACTCATCTCAAagcatactgcaacaaaatggctgaggtggttgatgatgagaaacttctgattcatttctttcaagacaACTTGAGTGATGTTTCCCTCACTTGGTATATGCGGTTGGACAATACCAAGGTaaaaaaatggaaggatttagttgatgccttcatgaggcaatataagttcaatatagaCGTGGGCCCTGATCGGTTAAGCTTCCAAGCTATGGAAAAGGACAACAAGGAGTCCATAAGGGAATACACCCGAAGATGGAGTGAGGTAGCTGCACAAGTTAACCCTCCTAtgttggaaaaagagatgattagtttattttccaacaccTTTAAAGCTCCGTTCTTTGAATACTTGGTTAGAAGCTCTGCACAATATTTTACTGACTTGGTTGTTATAGCTAAGAGGATTGAACAGGCCATTGGGTTAGGTAAGATTACTAACCCGACTGAGAAGAACGGTTTCACTGAAAGTGGTTGCCAAGGCACTTATCGTTCCTATAGCTAATTGCTTCACACCGACTCCCAGAAATCAACTATCTTGAAGAAAAGCTATGTTGATATTAGGTCGAGAATGATCTACATCTGATTTCAATTGATTGTTGAAAAGATGCCATTGTCGAGGAGAATGAATGATTGAAAGATTCCAGAAATTCCAATCAATGATCGTTAAATGTTTAGCCCCTTTATGTGTTATCATCCCAGTGTTCATAGCCCAAGATGTTGGCATAAGTTCTTTGTTGTTAAACTTCTTTTCCaaagtttcaatgaaataaTAAGTTCGTCGTTCAATCATGTTTACGACCAAGCATTATTCTTAAGAGAGTTTTCTTATAAGAACTCACAAATACACTTTGGAAGCCTCGCGTGATCTCATAGACGCAATTCAtctcttttaccaaaatcagtttccctattagagttttgaaaaaattgatctggcattttgatttcaaaaataatttgatgtttattcaaaaacaatatttttgacattctacttgtagaatgacaaGTGAATTAAGCAACTCCATCATTGAAGTGACTAAATTATATACcaaagaatatgaaaaaaaggaataaacaCCCTTACCCCGTGACTCTTGAAACATGTGTTTTTcaatgtatgaataatggtatgtagtgaaCTCGTTACTCATGATTCATGAAATGTatctttgcaaagaccaaaccatCATACTGGATGAAGTCAAAATTTGTTAATCATTGTTGCTtgcgcttgaaatgaggaaaggccatctttgttacTCATTTCACATTCTGAAATAAGTACATCCCTTGCGATCCCTTTTTGAgcttgaataatttttctttcaaaaaaaatcccgactaggatcacaccccacactaggggcaagtgaaatttcaatgatcaagaaagatgataaagccgtgagaaagccaaaaggcaaaagagcccaagaaactcaaatgctagggggcatgcccaaatcacaagaaaaagtgataaccaagataaagtgagtatgctctagcaaagcaatgaaaaagaaaaaaagagggcaaatcaaagaagagcggcaaaagaaaatatgaatgacgTCAAGAGTCAAACTGTTGATAGTGATCttcagtctttgaaaccctgaaacactctttgagccttatgaatccttttctttcatagccaaaaaccaCAACCTACGTTACGTGCctgtagaagtcctttctaatcaagcaagcaagcaacctagaacaataaacaatgctatcaaaatgcaaagaatatttttttcataagattcatgacatcaagaataaactactcattattattcatgctgataaaaataaatgttcaaaaAAGAGTCAagtttttctcatacaaaaccacgagctttttctcgagcccttcactttgaaaCAAAAGGTCATCTCATGACATATTTTCACCGAAGATCTCATTGCCAAACacaagagcaaataatctctttttcaagaaagaaaataatcaaggagttgcaagatttcaaaagcaaattgttttagactcacatcgaaataatttttgttttcaaaatgcaagatcaagatttcaagattcattttAGACCTATATTCTttcaccaaactgaaaaaggatagaaatgagaaaatggcctcttaaaaccattatttttctaagtCGCTGACAGAGCACACCTAGGGGCAATGACCAATACAAGGGGGcaacattgtgtttagaaggaaaaattctagaaaaagaGATGTTAATTTCCTTCAACAAAGACAAGGGGGCATTTTGGTTTACAAAAGACAGCTTCATCCTTTCAGCTAGTGACACCGAATGTTTTTAGCAGTGAGACGAGGGGTAATGAatgatcctctcaaattatttgacGAGTCAGAAAATCTTTAGCAAGCAAGTGGGTCACAATGGGCACTACAAAGGCTGAGTTGTGCAAACAAATCTGGAAATAGACTTACATGGGCTAATTCGAGTGGACTAGAAAGCCAAACAACAAAGATGACCCAAATCA encodes:
- the LOC112328008 gene encoding uncharacterized protein LOC112328008; amino-acid sequence: MENEERAQLEAQHQKEVDNLKEEVTRLTSLLEQALRDKSGKATHIAQPEPMLVNPFTPQNLGANEKESQKGKMVKEDDLNKFIALEQRMRAFEGIRLYDPIKAVEMCLVPNVVIPKNFRVPEFVKYTRTQCPITHLKAYCNKMAEVVDDEKLLIHFFQDNLSDVSLTWYMRLDNTKVKKWKDLVDAFMRQYKFNIDVGPDRLSFQAMEKDNKESIREYTRRWSEVAAQVNPPMLEKEMISLFSNTFKAPFFEYLVRSSAQYFTDLVVIAKRIEQAIGLGKITNPTEKNGFTESGCQGTYRSYS